The Moorena producens PAL-8-15-08-1 genomic interval AACTTTTGCTTTAGCGATCCAAATGTAGAAATCTCCGCCGAAAAGACAATCATACAAGTCAATCGGCGCGATGAGTTGACAGCAGTTTGTTTCCACAATGAATCGTTACAACCATTGCGTATGGATGCAGAATTGATGGGGTCTTTCTATGATGCCTATCGTACCTTCTTCGAAATGATAATGGATGTCAAAAATCAGGTGCAATTCAAGCTACAACCAGGACAAGTATATATGGTGGACAATCGGCGAGTGTTGCATGGTCGCACAGCTTTTTTCAATACAGACAAGCGTCATTTACAAGGATGCTATGCAGGTATTGATGGTTTGTATAGTAAGCTGGCAGTGCTGAAACGACACATGATCGGTACTTAGACATTTTTTAGCTAAAAGCAGCCTCAAACCCATACATAGTAGTAATTTTACTTCGCTTTAATTATTTTCTTGATATACCTGGGTTTCAGGGATTTTTCAGTGCTTAGCTTATATCTGTTGGCAAGATTCAAATGGAAGCTATTTTTTTAGATTTTGATGGGGTAATCGTAGATTCTATTGAAGAATGGTATCACATTGGCGTACTTGCCTATTATGGTATCGAAAAAGCAACTCATGATAGTCAACATAAACAATTATACAAAGATAATTGCCATCTTCTTTATTCAGATGCAGATGAATATTGCTTATTAAAAGCATTAGAAAGTCAAGATTTAAATAACTTTAAAAAAATACGCAAGCAAGTAGATAATCAAGAAATAGATAGTTATAGTAAACAATTCAGGAAAATTAGAAAATTTTATCAAAATAATCATTTGAATTGGTGGTGTGGTTTACATAGTATTACTGATTATGGCAAAACACTGACAAATCAAAAAAACACCAACAATTATTTTATTCTAACTCGTAAAAATATGGATGATGTTTTAATTTTAAAAAACTATTTCAAGATTAAAATACCCGATCGAAAAGTATTTGATTATAGTCATTCTGTCAAATATGGCGGTAAAGTAAATTTTATTGAAAAGTTTTTAGATAATCATCCAGACTATAATCAGGCTGTTTTAGTTGATGATAGGATAGAGAATTTGGAGATATCTTCAAAAGTTAAATGTTATTTCGCCTCTTGGGGTTATGGTAAAGGAAATAATGAATTTGAAACATATCAGGGTATTTAAACGGTAATAAAGCTTATGACTTGTACATTGCAACTATCGAAAAATTCAATGGATAAATGCATAAAAACAATCATAAAAACTGAAAAAGTTGACGGCATTGTTATAGGTCCAAGTGTCTATTTAATGAACTGTTTTTCTCCTATTTACAATCACGTCATAAAAAGCAAGCTCCCGGTTACTGTACCAAAATTTCCTTTAACTTATTCAAATATTGACAAATTTATCTTTCCTGCCAGCGGTCAATGCTTTTTAGTTTTTGGAGGGGGGAAGCTGATCGATTTTACAAAAATTTGTGCCAAACGAGATCAAGTTTCTTTAATCGTATTGTTATCTTCTATTTCAAATGATGGATTTTCATCTAGTTTTAGTTCCTTAAAGCCAGATGAAACGTCATATAATCAGAGTTATAAATCAAAACCTCCTAAAGCTGTTTATGCTTGTTTGCCCTTATTAAACAAGTACATGCCACATAAATTTTGGGTTAGCGGCTTGGGTGAATTATTATCAAAATTGAATGTATGGGAAGACTTAAAAGTTGATAATAAAGTCAAAGAATTTGATCAAACACCTTTTTATAAAATTGAACCATTTATAAACAAATACACAAAACGTAATGAAAGCTCATTAATCGAAATAATCAAACAACTTTACTCATTTTCTTTATTAATGAAAACTGATAGTAGTTGGTGTAGCCGTTCTGAACACGAATTTGAGAAATTATATGCAGATAGTAAACTATCACACGGTCAATTAGTTTTAATGGGTGCTTTAGTTGCTATGAAAATAAGATGTATTTATAAATTACCTGATTTATATGAGCGGTTATTATATTATTGTCGAAAATTAGACATAAGCTTAGAATTAAAACAAGGATTTGATACTATTATAGAATCAAAGACTTATAAAAGACTGAAAAAACTATCTTCAGTACGACCCGAAAGATTTGGGTTGTGGAATCTTGTGGATTCCACAACTGTTGACTGGAAAATGATTATCAAAGAAATAATAAAGGAGTTATAGCTATCGTGATTAAACCGAATCACATTACATTATTTAGATTGATTTTAATTTTTATAGCTTTTGTTTCATGGTATCTTGTTCCCCCTCCATACTATATGTATATTGGTGTGTTATTTTATATAGCATTTTTATTGGATGCTGTTGATGGATGGTTAGCTAGAACAAAGGACTTAAAAACAGATTTCGGTAAGTATTTCGATCCTATTGTAGACTATATAGGTTTCCTAGCCTTGTATGTGATTAGCATTGAAATGGGAATTCTCCCGATATGGTTTGTTTTTCTAGCTCTGACAAGAGATTTTTTAGCAACATTTGCAAGACAGATATTAAATTTAAATAATATTGTCATTGAAGCCAATGTTATTGCTAAATTAAAAGCGGTATATATTGGTTATCCTTTGGTAGGGCTTTATTGGTATAAAATTTATGGGTTTTCAAGTGAATGGTTGTTTATTGTTATTGGGTTACACATACTACTAGAAGGTCGAATTTTTGGATATTCGGATCCTTTAGAAAATCGTTGGAATTCTATAATATTGTGTTTCGCAACTATTGCAGTAGTTACCTTAACTACATTAAGACCTGTAAATGAGAGTCTTTTTGATTTGACTGTGTTATTCATACTTATAACTCAATCATTGATCTGGGTTTCTGGTATTCAATATTTATGGGATGCCAGAGAGTACATAATGAAATCATTTGAATCAAACTAATCACTGTAAATAATTTTAAAGTCTGTATAAAACATTGATAAATATGCTAGAGTATCAATGAACAATAAGTAATTATAGTTAGACTAAAAGAGAATAATTAATGACTAATAATCAACAAGCACAATTCTTATCTAAGTGGTCAAACAGATGGAACACTGAAATCGCCGAAGTTGAAAAAGAATATGATACTTTAGCTCAAGTGTATGAGGATCAAGTCTTGAATTGGCAGTATGCTTGTCATCAGGTTGCTGCTGAACTGATGGCAAAGTTTGTTGCTAGCGATGGGAAAATTTTGGATCTCGGATGTGGAACCGGACTTGCTGGACAAGCTCTTCGAGAACAAGGTTATCAAACCATAATTGGAGTTGACATTTCCCAAAACTCTTTGGACATTGCTAGGGATAAACATATTTATACTGCTCTATATAAAGCAGATATACAGCAAGAACTGCCATTTCAAGATCATGAATTTGATGGAATCATTTCCACTGCTGTGCTTACTAATATGGAAACGTCAAATGTGTTGTATAAGTTTTTCCGATTAGTAAAACCGGGAGGATATCTGGTGTTTACAAACCGAGAGGATATCCACTATCAAAAACAATTCGACGTTACCTTAAACAAGATGGAGTCAGAAGGCATGTTAAAACCAGCCTATCTTTCGCCACCACAACCCTATCTTCCCCATAATCAGGATTATGCAGAGAAGATCAAAGTTCTTTATTGCGCCTATCAGCTGTGCATTTGATGTCTCTGTGGGCTGTTGCCGAAGCTTGCGCCTTAGCTCATAGCACCGGAGAGTCTAAAAGGTCGTTAATTCACGTCCTTCTAGCAATTAAACGATGGAGGCTCTCAACTCGGTTTCTTGTAGGCATAAACAAAAGTTGTTTGCCCCAATTTTTGGCGCAAACTTTCCCGTTGCTCAAGATAGTGAACGATGCTTCCATCCTTGTTCATATTCCGAACTCGCTCCAATGCTTGTTCTAATTCCCCTTGCCTGACCAAAGACCAAGTAGAATCACCATTCCGATAGGTTTGCTTGAGGGGGCCTTCTGGGTCAAGGTAATTGTCACCTTGCATCACAGCATGAATTGGGACAACAATGCCCCCAAAGCAAAAGCCAGCTTGATCCAATTTCTGAGTAATCGATGCTATTGGTGGCATACGTTTAGCGATTCTCGATACCGCGTCTGGAATCAGATCAGCCCACCAAAATCCATCATAAACCTGTGGATGACTGCTGGTATTACAGACAAAGACGCCTTGGGGACGCAGCACTCGATACGCTTGCTCAAACACCTGGTTCAGTTCAGGAAAATTTTCCTGAGCTGCGTCCTGCGAACCCAAGTGATGGAGAACCTGGTTACACATTATCCCATCAAAGGTCTCATTCTCATAGGGAAGATCGAGAAGACTGCCTTGATCTAAGTGAATATTGGGGTCATTGCGGAACTTTTCTGTTGCTTGCGCCAACATTCCCCCATTGAATTCTAGACCCCACAGGCTATTGACTTTACTCTTCAAGGCTTGGATATAGTTTCCAGTACCACACCCACCATCCAAGATCACCTGCTCTGGCAAAGGACGAGGGGTAGTCGCAAAGCAACCCAATAAAATCTCAACCCCGATTGGGATACGAGTTGTGTCGTAGCTTTTGGATGTATCCTGATAGTTTTCATATTCCTTTATCATGCCTTTGCTTTTACCATTATCGGTGCCATAGATGATGTTCTATGTACTCATAATACTACACTGAGGTATACAATAAATATGTTTTTATGGTCGTTGCTGAATTAAGCAATTAATAGGATTGGGGTGGGCATCCTGCCTGCCCGAAAATATTGATAACGGGCAAGATGCCCGTTCCACCAATATGCCCATTCCACCAAGATGTTCGTTCCACAACAATATGCCGGTTCCAGCAAGATGCCCGTTCCACCAATATGCCCATTCCACAAGTTTACCCCCCTGCAGGATTGATCAACTTAAAGTTAGCCTCAGA includes:
- a CDS encoding class I SAM-dependent DNA methyltransferase, producing the protein MTNNQQAQFLSKWSNRWNTEIAEVEKEYDTLAQVYEDQVLNWQYACHQVAAELMAKFVASDGKILDLGCGTGLAGQALREQGYQTIIGVDISQNSLDIARDKHIYTALYKADIQQELPFQDHEFDGIISTAVLTNMETSNVLYKFFRLVKPGGYLVFTNREDIHYQKQFDVTLNKMESEGMLKPAYLSPPQPYLPHNQDYAEKIKVLYCAYQLCI
- a CDS encoding class I SAM-dependent methyltransferase; translated protein: MIKEYENYQDTSKSYDTTRIPIGVEILLGCFATTPRPLPEQVILDGGCGTGNYIQALKSKVNSLWGLEFNGGMLAQATEKFRNDPNIHLDQGSLLDLPYENETFDGIMCNQVLHHLGSQDAAQENFPELNQVFEQAYRVLRPQGVFVCNTSSHPQVYDGFWWADLIPDAVSRIAKRMPPIASITQKLDQAGFCFGGIVVPIHAVMQGDNYLDPEGPLKQTYRNGDSTWSLVRQGELEQALERVRNMNKDGSIVHYLEQRESLRQKLGQTTFVYAYKKPS
- a CDS encoding CDP-alcohol phosphatidyltransferase family protein, encoding MIKPNHITLFRLILIFIAFVSWYLVPPPYYMYIGVLFYIAFLLDAVDGWLARTKDLKTDFGKYFDPIVDYIGFLALYVISIEMGILPIWFVFLALTRDFLATFARQILNLNNIVIEANVIAKLKAVYIGYPLVGLYWYKIYGFSSEWLFIVIGLHILLEGRIFGYSDPLENRWNSIILCFATIAVVTLTTLRPVNESLFDLTVLFILITQSLIWVSGIQYLWDAREYIMKSFESN
- a CDS encoding iron-containing alcohol dehydrogenase yields the protein MDKCIKTIIKTEKVDGIVIGPSVYLMNCFSPIYNHVIKSKLPVTVPKFPLTYSNIDKFIFPASGQCFLVFGGGKLIDFTKICAKRDQVSLIVLLSSISNDGFSSSFSSLKPDETSYNQSYKSKPPKAVYACLPLLNKYMPHKFWVSGLGELLSKLNVWEDLKVDNKVKEFDQTPFYKIEPFINKYTKRNESSLIEIIKQLYSFSLLMKTDSSWCSRSEHEFEKLYADSKLSHGQLVLMGALVAMKIRCIYKLPDLYERLLYYCRKLDISLELKQGFDTIIESKTYKRLKKLSSVRPERFGLWNLVDSTTVDWKMIIKEIIKEL